One segment of Triticum aestivum cultivar Chinese Spring chromosome 2A, IWGSC CS RefSeq v2.1, whole genome shotgun sequence DNA contains the following:
- the LOC123187334 gene encoding 26S proteasome regulatory subunit 6B homolog, which produces MSAAAVAPSPPAPLPSAPPPSYPAAPPAPSAEDDDDLYGRLKSLQRHMEFVEIQEEYVKDEQKNLKRELLRAQEEVKRIQSVPLVIGQFMEMVDGNNGIVGSTTGSNYYVRILSTINRELLKPSASVALHRHSNALVDVLPPEADSSISLLASSEKPNVLYSDIGGCDIQKQEIREAVELPLTHHELYKQIGIDPPRGVLLYGPPGTGKTMLAKAVAHHTTAAFIRVVGSEFVQKYLGEGPRMVRDVFRLAKENAPAIIFIDEVDAIATARFDAQTGADREVQRILMELLNQMDGFDQTVNVKVIMATNRADTLDPALLRPGRLDRKIEFPLPDRRQKRLVFQVCTAKMNLSDEVDLEDYVSRPDKISAADITAICQEAGMHAVRKNRYVILPKDFEKGYRTNVKKPETDFDFYK; this is translated from the exons atgTCGGCCGCGGCCGTCGCGCCGAGCCCACCGGCGCCGCTCCCGTCGGCGCCCCCGCCGTCCTACCCCGCGGCGCCCCCCGCCCCCtccgccgaggacgacgacgacctcTACGGCCGCCTCAAGTCCCTCCAGCGCCACATGGAGTTCGTCGAGATCCAGGAGGAGTACGTCAAGGACGAGCAGAAGAACCTGAAGCGCGAGCTGCTGCGCGCGCAGGAGGAGGTCAAGCGGATCCAGTCGGTGCCGCTCGTCATCGGCCAGTTCATGGAGATGGTCGACGGCAACAACGGCATCGTCGGCTCCACCACCGGCAGCAACTACTACGTGCGCATCCTCAGCACCATCAACCGCGAGCTGCTCAAGCCCTCCGCCTCCGTCGCCCTGCACCGCCACTCCAACGCGCTCGTCGACGTCCTGCCCCCCGAGGCCGACTCCAGCATCTCCCTCCTCGCCTCGTCCGAGAAGCCCAACGTCCTCTATTCG GACATTGGAGGATGTGATATCCAAAAACAAGAAATTCGGGAGGCAGTTGAGCTACCATTGACACACCACGAATTGTACAAGCAGATTGGTATTGATCCACCAAGAGGGGTGCTGCTCTATGGTCCTCCAGGCACTGGCAAGACCATGCTTGCTAAAGCTGTGGCACATCACACTACTGCTGCTTTTATCAGAGTGGTTGGTTCAGAGTTTGTGCAGAAGTACTTGGGTGAG GGCCCAAGGATGGTTCGAGATGTATTCCGCTTAGCTAAAGAGAATGCCCCGGCTATAATATTCATTGATGAGGTTGATGCTATAGCCACTGCTCGATTCGATGCTCAGACCGGGGCTGACCGAGAAGTTCAGCGTATTCTGATGGAGCTACTGAATCAG ATGGATGGATTTGATCAAACAGTGAATGTGAAGGTTATAATGGCAACCAATCGGGCAGATACTCTAGATCCTGCTCTGTTGCGTCCAGGAAGACTGGACAGGAAAATCGAGTTCCCCCTGCCGGACCGGAGGCAGAAGAGGCTTGTTTTCCAA GTTTGTACTGCTAAGATGAACTTGAGTGACGAGGTTGATTTGGAAGATTATGTCTCCAGACCTGATAAAATCAGTGCTGCTGAT ATCACTGCTATTTGCCAGGAAGCTGGCATGCATGCTGTCCGCAAAAATCGCTATGTTATCCTCCCCAAGGACTTCGAAAAGGGTTACCGAACCAACGTCAAGAAGCCTGAGACAGACTTTGACTTCTACAAATGA
- the LOC123187335 gene encoding uncharacterized protein isoform X1, with protein MPRSPCPVPPSSPFLLPHRRHRRTRCRRRRFGLSESGRLTRGDRVRVDGRRRSDIERRRWRPLRGAAGERRGRGVGPALDGALGAGSSASSATRIRRTRCCASASSAAPAGAAGRLVPRQRRRTARLVPRPSSARPQVRPRGDWRAASTAFGRIDAGRRGARRWPAVARCAERRRAPPLEVASRAQRHGPAASAAYGAWPLLSVPRALCLARRLPKTVSAEMGALPRQRFGRVGSFDVEAPDVPDIGGCDIQKQEIQEAVELPLTHHELYCSMVLQALARPCLLKRWHITLLLLVQSLCRRT; from the exons ATGCCGCGGAGCCCCTGCCCAGTCCCAccatcctcccccttccttcttccaCATCGACGCCATCGGCGCACCAGGTGCCGTCGCCGACGGTTCGGCCTCTCGGAGAGCGGCCGCCTGACGCGGGGCGACCGCGTCCGCGTCGATGGCCGACGGAGGAGCGACATCGAGCGCCGTCGCTGGAGGCCGCTTCGAGGGGCGGCCGGCGAGCGCCGCGGGCGGGGCGTGGGCCCTGCTCTCGACGGCGCACTCGGCGCTGGGTCATCGGCCAGTTCAGCTACCCGGATCAGGAGGACGCGCTGCTGTGCCAGCGCCTCGTCCGCCGCACCGGCCGGCGCCGCGGGCCGGCTCGTTCCCCGCCAACGCCGTCGAACGGCGCGCCTCGTGCCGCGGCCTTCTTCCGCGCGGCCGCAGGTTCGGCCTCGCGGCGATTGGCGGGCGGCGTCGACTGCATTCGGCCGCATCGACGCGGGGcgacggggagcgcgtcggtggccGGCGGTGGCGCGGTGTGCAGAGCGACGGCGAGCGCCGCCGCTCGAGGTTGCTTCGAGGGCGCAGCGGCATGGACCGGCCGCGAGCGCGGCGTACGGGGCGTGGCCCCTCCTCTCCGTACCCAGGGCCTTGTGCCTGGCACGGAGGCTGCCGAAGACGGTGTCGGCGGAGATGGGCGCGCTGCCGCGCCAGCGCTTCGGCCGCGTCGGCTCGTTCGACGTCGAAGCTCCCGATGTCCCG GACATTGGAGGATGTGATATCCAAAAACAAGAAATTCAGGAGGCAGTTGAGCTACCATTGACACACCATGAGTTGTACTGCTCTATGGTCCTTCAGGCACTGGCAAGACCATGCTTGCTAAAGCGGTGGCACATCACACTACTGCTGCTGGTTCAGAGTTTGTGCAGACGTACTTGA
- the LOC123187335 gene encoding uncharacterized protein isoform X3, with translation MPRSPCPVPPSSPFLLPHRRHRRTRCRRRRFGLSESGRLTRGDRVRVDGRRRSDIERRRWRPLRGAAGERRGRGVGPALDGALGAGSSASSATRIRRTRCCASASSAAPAGAAGRLVPRQRRRTARLVPRPSSARPQVRPRGDWRAASTAFGRIDAGRRGARRWPAVARCAERRRAPPLEVASRAQRHGPAASAAYGAWPLLSVPRALCLARRLPKTVSAEMGALPRQRFGRVGSFDVEAPDVPSFDIQLQRLHLHQVSECLVSSDVSSVTGPDSGLLRTLEDVISKNKKFRRQLSYH, from the exons ATGCCGCGGAGCCCCTGCCCAGTCCCAccatcctcccccttccttcttccaCATCGACGCCATCGGCGCACCAGGTGCCGTCGCCGACGGTTCGGCCTCTCGGAGAGCGGCCGCCTGACGCGGGGCGACCGCGTCCGCGTCGATGGCCGACGGAGGAGCGACATCGAGCGCCGTCGCTGGAGGCCGCTTCGAGGGGCGGCCGGCGAGCGCCGCGGGCGGGGCGTGGGCCCTGCTCTCGACGGCGCACTCGGCGCTGGGTCATCGGCCAGTTCAGCTACCCGGATCAGGAGGACGCGCTGCTGTGCCAGCGCCTCGTCCGCCGCACCGGCCGGCGCCGCGGGCCGGCTCGTTCCCCGCCAACGCCGTCGAACGGCGCGCCTCGTGCCGCGGCCTTCTTCCGCGCGGCCGCAGGTTCGGCCTCGCGGCGATTGGCGGGCGGCGTCGACTGCATTCGGCCGCATCGACGCGGGGcgacggggagcgcgtcggtggccGGCGGTGGCGCGGTGTGCAGAGCGACGGCGAGCGCCGCCGCTCGAGGTTGCTTCGAGGGCGCAGCGGCATGGACCGGCCGCGAGCGCGGCGTACGGGGCGTGGCCCCTCCTCTCCGTACCCAGGGCCTTGTGCCTGGCACGGAGGCTGCCGAAGACGGTGTCGGCGGAGATGGGCGCGCTGCCGCGCCAGCGCTTCGGCCGCGTCGGCTCGTTCGACGTCGAAGCTCCCGATGTCCCG AGTTTTGACATCCAGCTTCAGAGACTCCATCTCCACCAAGTGTCCGAGTGCCTCGTGTCCTCGGATGTTTCATCAGTTACAGGGCCTGACAGTGGGTTGCTGAG GACATTGGAGGATGTGATATCCAAAAACAAGAAATTCAGGAGGCAGTTGAGCTACCATTGA
- the LOC123187335 gene encoding uncharacterized protein isoform X2: protein MPRSPCPVPPSSPFLLPHRRHRRTRCRRRRFGLSESGRLTRGDRVRVDGRRRSDIERRRWRPLRGAAGERRGRGVGPALDGALGAGSSASSATRIRRTRCCASASSAAPAGAAGRLVPRQRRRTARLVPRPSSARPQVRPRGDWRAASTAFGRIDAGRRGARRWPAVARCAERRRAPPLEVASRAQRHGPAASAAYGAWPLLSVPRALCLARRLPKTVSAEMGALPRQRFGRVGSFDVEAPDVPSFDIQLQRLHLHQVSECLVSSDVSSVTGPDSGLLRFVRTLEDVISKNKKFRRQLSYH, encoded by the exons ATGCCGCGGAGCCCCTGCCCAGTCCCAccatcctcccccttccttcttccaCATCGACGCCATCGGCGCACCAGGTGCCGTCGCCGACGGTTCGGCCTCTCGGAGAGCGGCCGCCTGACGCGGGGCGACCGCGTCCGCGTCGATGGCCGACGGAGGAGCGACATCGAGCGCCGTCGCTGGAGGCCGCTTCGAGGGGCGGCCGGCGAGCGCCGCGGGCGGGGCGTGGGCCCTGCTCTCGACGGCGCACTCGGCGCTGGGTCATCGGCCAGTTCAGCTACCCGGATCAGGAGGACGCGCTGCTGTGCCAGCGCCTCGTCCGCCGCACCGGCCGGCGCCGCGGGCCGGCTCGTTCCCCGCCAACGCCGTCGAACGGCGCGCCTCGTGCCGCGGCCTTCTTCCGCGCGGCCGCAGGTTCGGCCTCGCGGCGATTGGCGGGCGGCGTCGACTGCATTCGGCCGCATCGACGCGGGGcgacggggagcgcgtcggtggccGGCGGTGGCGCGGTGTGCAGAGCGACGGCGAGCGCCGCCGCTCGAGGTTGCTTCGAGGGCGCAGCGGCATGGACCGGCCGCGAGCGCGGCGTACGGGGCGTGGCCCCTCCTCTCCGTACCCAGGGCCTTGTGCCTGGCACGGAGGCTGCCGAAGACGGTGTCGGCGGAGATGGGCGCGCTGCCGCGCCAGCGCTTCGGCCGCGTCGGCTCGTTCGACGTCGAAGCTCCCGATGTCCCG AGTTTTGACATCCAGCTTCAGAGACTCCATCTCCACCAAGTGTCCGAGTGCCTCGTGTCCTCGGATGTTTCATCAGTTACAGGGCCTGACAGTGGGTTGCTGAGGTTCGTTAG GACATTGGAGGATGTGATATCCAAAAACAAGAAATTCAGGAGGCAGTTGAGCTACCATTGA